A window of the Rhodoluna limnophila genome harbors these coding sequences:
- a CDS encoding D-alanine--D-alanine ligase family protein: protein MIVKGNSAAKLKIQVLAGGISHERDISLKSGRRVADALTDFGAEVVIREPDHDLLANILKDKPDVIWPCLHGASGEDGALRDILALTGVPFVGASAAAARLAWDKSIAKVLVAQAGIQTPPSVTLPKETFRELDAEGVLKAVTQSISLPVVVKPAKSGSAQGVSIVHDQSELNRAMIDAYVYCDVAIIEKFIAGTELAVSVIDLGAGPIALPAVEIEPVDGKFGYDERYTAGETNYFVPARLTPKLADKAAEIAIKAHELLGLRHLSRIDLIVDDQGAVWFLEANVLPGLTETSLLPQAVTASGNSLGEVYYSLAEAARNNRG from the coding sequence ATGATCGTCAAGGGTAACTCCGCAGCCAAACTGAAAATTCAGGTTCTTGCAGGTGGTATCTCCCACGAGCGTGACATCTCACTGAAGTCTGGGCGCCGCGTAGCCGATGCTCTGACTGATTTCGGTGCTGAAGTTGTAATTCGCGAGCCAGATCACGACCTCCTGGCCAACATTCTCAAAGACAAGCCGGATGTAATTTGGCCTTGCCTACACGGCGCCAGCGGTGAAGACGGCGCACTGCGCGACATTTTGGCACTCACCGGTGTTCCATTCGTTGGTGCCAGCGCTGCTGCAGCTCGTTTGGCCTGGGACAAGTCAATTGCAAAGGTTTTGGTCGCTCAGGCAGGTATTCAAACGCCTCCATCGGTCACCCTGCCTAAAGAAACCTTCCGAGAGCTAGACGCCGAAGGTGTGTTGAAGGCTGTAACGCAGTCGATTTCGCTTCCGGTAGTGGTTAAGCCTGCCAAGAGCGGCTCGGCCCAGGGTGTTTCGATTGTGCATGACCAATCTGAACTAAACCGGGCCATGATTGACGCTTATGTCTACTGCGATGTCGCAATCATTGAGAAGTTCATCGCTGGTACAGAACTGGCTGTGAGCGTTATTGACCTCGGTGCCGGACCAATCGCGTTGCCAGCCGTCGAGATTGAGCCTGTAGACGGTAAATTCGGCTATGACGAGCGCTACACAGCCGGTGAGACCAATTACTTCGTTCCAGCACGTTTGACCCCAAAGCTGGCCGATAAAGCCGCTGAGATTGCCATCAAGGCTCACGAGCTGCTTGGTTTGCGCCACCTGTCACGAATCGACTTAATTGTTGATGATCAGGGTGCGGTTTGGTTCCTAGAGGCAAACGTCTTGCCTGGGCTTACCGAAACCTCACTGCTGCCGCAAGCTGTCACCGCTTCTGGTAACTCGTTGGGTGAGGTTTATTACTCGCTAGCCGAGGCCGCACGCAATAACCGCGGCTAA